The proteins below are encoded in one region of Telopea speciosissima isolate NSW1024214 ecotype Mountain lineage chromosome 10, Tspe_v1, whole genome shotgun sequence:
- the LOC122642550 gene encoding zinc finger A20 and AN1 domain-containing stress-associated protein 5-like → MAQREKEETEFKVHETLTLCTNGCGFPGNPATNNMCQNCFKTTAEVLKPLNFSSSSSVQDKKKLRSSRSPRRSDFESDLRQTETRREPTMLETTMAVAAAAAAAVYAEGTASTNNQRRELNRCSGCRRKVGLTGFRCRCGDLFCSDHRYSDRHVCSYDYKAAGREAIARENPVVKAAKIVRV, encoded by the coding sequence atggctcaaagggagaaagaagaaaccgAATTCAAGGTCCATGAAACCCTTACCCTCTGCACCAACGGTTGTGGTTTCCCTGGTAACCCAGCCACCAACAACATGTGCCAGAACTGCTTCAAGACCACCGCAGAAGTCCTCAAGCCCCTCaatttctcctcctcctcttccgtCCAGGATAAGAAGAAGCTCAGATCCTCTCGATCGCCGAGGAGATCTGATTTTGAGTCTGATCTGAGGCAGACAGAGACTCGGAGGGAACCAACGATGCTAGAGACGACGATGGCtgtggcggcggcggcggcggcggcggtaTATGCGGAGGGGACAGCTTCGACGAACAACCAAAGGCGGGAGCTGAATCGGTGCTCCGGTTGCCGGAGGAAGGTAGGGTTGACGGGGTTTCGTTGCCGTTGTGGGGATTTGTTTTGTTCCGATCATAGGTACTCTGACCGCCACGTGTGCAGTTACGATTACAAGGCTGCTGGTCGTGAGGCCATAGCTCGTGAGAATCCGGTCGTCAAAGCCGCGAAGATCGTTAGAGTCTGA